A window of the Agromyces mariniharenae genome harbors these coding sequences:
- a CDS encoding phospholipase D-like domain-containing protein, producing MIKIGGIEMYMGPTALGAPDDLDAVIQKFIDDAKTRLYVAVQEIDSEPIARKIIEAKQRGVIVSVILEGDYLTEKNAAKNPWDILGGPRENNEGNRRIFNAFLRAKIPTIIDLNEAIFHQKFMVRDPGSSNAAVLTGSTNFTLTDTGKNNDGRGNNLNHIVVLHGKTATELFEAEFRRLREGTFGDKHERVEPRPTEFSLGNMRVKPLFAPRHGPEMEVMKQMLKAKKSIDFAMFTFSNTSGIDDTMLRLAKSTAKLRIRGVLDRGQGAQDWAPTKELKAAGVDLYMNKSGIGVRKIHHKLMVIDEELVIAGSFNYTEPATVFNDENIVVMGDAEAMKPGVLNVQQTLAGYALQEIDRIIAQHSEPV from the coding sequence ATGATCAAGATTGGTGGCATCGAGATGTACATGGGGCCGACCGCGCTCGGCGCCCCGGATGATCTCGACGCGGTGATTCAGAAGTTCATTGACGATGCGAAGACCAGGCTGTACGTGGCCGTACAAGAGATCGACTCGGAGCCAATCGCGCGCAAGATTATCGAAGCGAAGCAGCGCGGTGTCATCGTGAGCGTCATCCTCGAGGGTGACTACCTGACCGAGAAGAATGCAGCGAAGAACCCTTGGGACATACTCGGGGGACCACGCGAGAACAACGAAGGCAATCGTCGTATCTTCAACGCCTTCCTTCGGGCCAAGATCCCGACCATCATCGATCTCAACGAGGCGATCTTCCACCAGAAGTTCATGGTGCGTGATCCCGGTTCATCGAACGCTGCCGTTCTGACTGGGTCGACCAACTTCACCCTGACGGACACGGGTAAGAACAACGACGGGCGCGGCAACAACCTCAACCACATCGTCGTGCTTCACGGGAAGACGGCCACCGAGCTGTTCGAGGCGGAGTTTCGCCGGCTGCGCGAGGGCACGTTCGGCGATAAGCACGAACGCGTTGAACCTCGCCCGACGGAGTTCTCACTTGGCAACATGCGAGTCAAGCCACTCTTCGCCCCCCGCCACGGGCCGGAGATGGAAGTGATGAAGCAGATGCTAAAGGCCAAGAAGAGCATCGACTTCGCGATGTTCACGTTCTCCAACACCTCGGGCATCGACGACACGATGCTGCGCTTGGCGAAGTCCACCGCGAAGCTTCGCATCCGTGGTGTCCTGGATCGAGGCCAAGGAGCACAGGATTGGGCTCCGACCAAAGAGCTCAAAGCTGCCGGTGTCGACCTTTACATGAACAAGTCAGGCATCGGGGTTCGGAAGATTCATCACAAGCTGATGGTGATCGATGAGGAGCTGGTGATCGCCGGCAGCTTCAACTACACCGAACCCGCGACGGTATTCAACGACGAGAACATCGTGGTGATGGGCGATGCCGAGGCCATGAAGCCCGGTGTCCTGAATGTGCAGCAGACCCTCGCCGGCTATGCCCTTCAGGAGATCGACCGGATCATCGCGCAGCACTCCGAGCCGGTCTAG
- a CDS encoding type IV pilin protein: MARRASRTNHSKLQYQPLRGADFERHRSTVSLGDDVRSLGRGFTIVELLIVIVVIAILATITVVAYNGIKDRAAASAASSAAQQVAKKVMAYAITNADSYPATLSDAGVTDSGSTSYQYRVDNSTNPKTFCLTATSSNESYFASNSMTTPVAGGCAGHAVNGVIPTITNLAMSPKGSVSLAGWATSTLATMSFNASGGPTGGAFVQSSKSGTSSPFVLEYGLVGSPVHVPVTAGTTYTSSFYGSVTMATPQPFGIITRFYDAAGVQTDSNTVSGYVTPTNGNWARWSRTDVAPTGSTKARVVFYGPNGAVAGDVIRMSNVMVTAGSLLENYADGSSSGWTWNGTANNSTSTGPPL; this comes from the coding sequence ATGGCACGCAGGGCATCACGCACGAACCATTCGAAACTCCAATACCAGCCACTTCGCGGCGCGGATTTCGAGCGTCATCGCTCCACAGTTTCTCTGGGCGACGACGTTCGAAGTCTGGGCCGAGGTTTTACTATCGTCGAGCTGCTCATCGTGATCGTGGTGATCGCGATCCTCGCCACGATCACCGTCGTCGCCTACAACGGCATCAAGGACCGCGCCGCGGCGTCAGCAGCTTCATCTGCAGCGCAGCAAGTCGCCAAGAAGGTGATGGCTTACGCCATCACCAACGCCGACTCGTACCCAGCGACGCTCTCCGACGCTGGCGTGACGGATTCCGGCTCGACGAGTTATCAGTACCGCGTCGACAACAGCACCAATCCGAAGACGTTCTGCCTGACTGCCACGAGCAGCAACGAGAGCTACTTCGCGTCGAACTCGATGACGACACCGGTGGCTGGTGGATGCGCCGGACACGCAGTGAATGGTGTGATCCCTACGATCACAAATCTCGCGATGTCTCCGAAGGGATCCGTATCGCTCGCAGGCTGGGCAACATCCACACTCGCAACGATGAGCTTCAACGCTTCGGGCGGCCCCACGGGAGGGGCGTTCGTACAGAGCTCAAAGAGCGGAACTTCAAGCCCGTTCGTCCTCGAGTACGGCCTGGTAGGTAGCCCAGTCCACGTTCCGGTAACCGCAGGAACGACATACACATCGTCGTTCTACGGGTCGGTCACGATGGCGACCCCACAGCCGTTTGGCATCATCACTCGCTTCTACGACGCCGCTGGCGTTCAGACGGACAGCAATACAGTGAGTGGCTACGTCACCCCGACGAACGGAAACTGGGCCCGGTGGAGCCGAACGGATGTTGCCCCAACTGGCTCCACTAAGGCGCGAGTTGTCTTCTACGGTCCCAATGGCGCGGTGGCTGGTGACGTCATTCGTATGAGCAACGTAATGGTGACAGCAGGATCTCTACTCGAGAATTACGCGGACGGCAGTTCATCCGGCTGGACTTGGAACGGTACCGCCAACAATTCCACGTCGACGGGGCCGCCACTCTAG
- a CDS encoding MarR family winged helix-turn-helix transcriptional regulator, translating into MTSERADRTAAGAPVPTVLDRLIEIGELFQQDMARAFEGTSLTPARVRVLWELSHAGPMTQQALATRLEVSARNITGLVDALEAGGHVARSPHPTDRRATIVSLTAQARRRMREMQGEHAELTAELLGAVDPADRPALERGVDAIAARLRELVESDVAARAAREAAGA; encoded by the coding sequence ATGACCAGCGAACGCGCCGACCGAACCGCCGCAGGCGCGCCCGTGCCGACCGTGCTCGATCGGCTGATCGAGATCGGCGAACTGTTCCAGCAGGACATGGCGCGGGCGTTCGAGGGCACGTCGCTCACGCCGGCCCGGGTGCGCGTGCTCTGGGAGCTGTCGCACGCGGGCCCGATGACGCAGCAGGCCCTCGCGACGCGCCTCGAGGTGAGCGCACGCAACATCACCGGCCTCGTCGACGCGCTCGAGGCCGGGGGTCACGTCGCCCGATCGCCCCATCCGACGGATCGTCGAGCCACGATCGTGTCGCTGACCGCCCAGGCCCGTCGACGCATGCGGGAGATGCAGGGCGAGCACGCCGAGCTCACCGCCGAGCTGCTTGGCGCCGTCGACCCCGCCGATCGGCCGGCCCTCGAGCGCGGCGTCGACGCGATCGCGGCACGCCTGCGGGAGCTGGTCGAGTCCGACGTCGCCGCGCGGGCCGCGCGTGAGGCGGCCGGGGCATGA
- a CDS encoding GNAT family N-acetyltransferase has product MQHATTDDPRTGELRVVPAQDAPFADVEAVFGTKGDPAHCWCQWYKIPGSNWRSVGDEALRGRLEAQLATSDSGPGLLAYDGDRPVGWCAVEPRGNLVRLPHSRIVAGGTPDPDFGDPGVWAVSCFVVPRAFRRRGVGGVLAEAAVAYARDHGARVLEAYAVDPTVREKIPAAELFHGTVGMFERAGFTEVARPKPDRAIMQLRLRD; this is encoded by the coding sequence ATGCAGCACGCCACGACCGACGACCCCCGCACCGGCGAGCTTCGCGTCGTGCCCGCGCAGGATGCGCCGTTCGCCGACGTCGAGGCCGTCTTCGGCACGAAGGGCGACCCGGCCCACTGCTGGTGCCAGTGGTACAAGATCCCCGGCAGCAACTGGCGCTCCGTGGGCGACGAGGCCCTGCGCGGCCGGCTCGAGGCGCAGCTCGCGACCTCCGACTCCGGTCCCGGGCTGCTCGCCTACGACGGCGACAGGCCGGTCGGCTGGTGCGCGGTCGAGCCGCGAGGCAACCTCGTGCGACTCCCCCACAGCCGCATCGTCGCGGGCGGCACGCCCGACCCCGACTTCGGCGATCCCGGCGTCTGGGCGGTCTCGTGCTTCGTCGTGCCCCGGGCGTTCCGCAGGCGCGGCGTGGGCGGCGTCCTCGCCGAGGCGGCGGTCGCCTACGCCCGCGATCACGGCGCCCGGGTGCTCGAGGCCTACGCCGTCGACCCGACCGTGCGAGAGAAGATCCCGGCCGCCGAGCTGTTCCACGGCACCGTCGGCATGTTCGAGCGCGCGGGCTTCACCGAGGTCGCGCGGCCCAAGCCCGACCGGGCGATCATGCAGCTCCGGCTGCGCGACTGA
- a CDS encoding CHAD domain-containing protein, translating to MGDAEDEREDAGGAASQASELAWMDAGETVLAAVRAIGARLEELEPAALDDEPDAVHQLRTHVRRLRSVLAAYAPLFDAGVVQAVRRSFRELGHELGTVRDIEVRVQVAEEALQLAIDEWGLDSDDIASMRARLVDDEVVAHRLAHARLVERQRMPRAAARREVLAAFLEDPARTPLADEPARDELGRLLGREAKRAVRRARRVDAASATDRLHDARKAGRRLRYAAEAVVEEPVALFGDRANALAEAGEAVHDVLGDHRDEVLFAEHVRRAGAHAAHDGEPMDAYERLAEAADLRAADRLDHLTKVVHDLEHAAKEWSSR from the coding sequence ATGGGCGACGCCGAGGACGAGCGCGAGGACGCGGGCGGGGCTGCGTCGCAGGCGTCGGAGCTCGCCTGGATGGACGCCGGCGAGACGGTGCTCGCCGCGGTGCGCGCGATCGGAGCTCGGCTCGAGGAGCTCGAACCGGCGGCGCTCGACGACGAGCCCGACGCGGTGCACCAGCTGCGCACGCACGTGCGGCGCCTGCGCAGCGTGCTCGCCGCCTACGCCCCGCTCTTCGACGCGGGGGTGGTGCAGGCGGTGCGCCGCTCGTTCCGGGAGCTCGGCCATGAGCTGGGCACGGTGCGCGACATCGAGGTGCGCGTGCAGGTCGCCGAAGAGGCGCTGCAGCTGGCCATCGACGAGTGGGGGCTCGACTCCGACGACATCGCGTCGATGCGCGCACGACTCGTCGACGACGAGGTCGTGGCCCATCGCCTCGCCCACGCCCGCCTCGTCGAACGGCAGCGGATGCCGCGGGCGGCCGCCCGACGCGAGGTGCTCGCCGCGTTCCTCGAGGATCCCGCCCGCACGCCGCTGGCCGACGAGCCTGCTCGAGACGAGCTCGGGCGCCTGCTCGGACGGGAGGCGAAGCGCGCGGTCCGCCGTGCCCGGCGCGTCGATGCGGCATCCGCCACCGACCGGCTGCACGACGCGCGCAAGGCGGGCCGGCGCCTGCGCTACGCGGCCGAGGCTGTCGTCGAGGAGCCCGTAGCACTCTTCGGCGATCGCGCGAATGCCCTCGCGGAGGCGGGGGAGGCCGTGCACGACGTGCTCGGGGACCACCGCGACGAGGTGCTGTTCGCCGAGCACGTGCGACGCGCCGGAGCGCACGCTGCGCACGACGGCGAGCCGATGGACGCGTACGAGCGGCTCGCCGAGGCGGCCGACCTGCGGGCCGCCGACCGGCTCGACCACCTGACGAAGGTCGTGCACGACCTCGAGCACGCCGCGAAGGAGTGGTCGTCGCGCTGA
- a CDS encoding DUF167 domain-containing protein, which translates to MEITVRVKPGSRRGPFVDETPEDPGASLTVHVRERAVDGAANEGVIRALAAHFGVRRGDVVILRGHTARIKRVSVGGVD; encoded by the coding sequence ATGGAGATCACCGTCCGCGTGAAGCCAGGCAGCCGTCGCGGCCCGTTCGTGGATGAGACGCCCGAGGACCCCGGCGCCTCGCTCACCGTGCACGTGCGCGAGCGCGCTGTCGACGGAGCGGCGAACGAGGGTGTCATCCGCGCACTCGCCGCCCACTTCGGGGTGCGCCGCGGCGACGTGGTGATCCTCCGCGGGCACACCGCACGCATCAAGCGCGTCTCCGTCGGCGGGGTCGACTGA
- the der gene encoding ribosome biogenesis GTPase Der, protein MTDQRDEYDDESVADDDLAERLADVDEDLAEQRAAALRSGLSDYELDEDDLEVLEISEEGEEGIRYLPALPVIAIVGRPNVGKSALVNRILGRREAVVEDTPGVTRDRVSYKGEWLDRRFTLVDTGGWEPDARGIDASVAAQAEVAIDLSDVVLFVVDAMVGATATDEHVVRLLRKTKKPVFLVGNKVDDARQEPEAAALWNLGLGEPYPVSALHGRGVADLLDEVFKVLPQVSAVAKEEFGGPRRVAILGRPNVGKSSLLNKAAGEERVVVNELAGTTRDPVDEQIELGGRIWRFVDTAGIRRRVHLQQGADFYASLRTQAALEKAEVAVVLLDVSQPISEQDVRIIDLVLESGRALVLAYNKWDLLDDDRRRYLEREIEQDLHHVAWAPRVNISAKTGRHLEKLVPALELALDSWDTRIPTGKFNAFLTELTQEHPHPVRGGKQPRILFGTQAATRPPTFVLFTTGFLDPGYRRFIQRRLREIYGFEGSPIVLNMRVRERRQR, encoded by the coding sequence ATGACCGACCAGCGCGACGAGTACGACGACGAGTCCGTCGCCGACGACGACCTCGCCGAGCGGCTCGCCGACGTCGACGAGGACCTCGCCGAGCAGCGCGCCGCTGCCCTGCGGTCGGGCCTCTCCGACTACGAGCTCGACGAGGACGACCTCGAGGTGCTCGAGATCTCGGAGGAGGGCGAGGAGGGCATCCGCTACCTCCCGGCGCTCCCCGTCATCGCGATCGTGGGCCGCCCCAACGTCGGCAAGTCCGCCCTCGTGAACCGCATCCTCGGCCGCCGCGAGGCCGTCGTCGAGGACACGCCGGGCGTCACGCGCGACCGCGTCTCGTACAAGGGCGAGTGGCTCGACCGGCGGTTCACGCTCGTCGACACCGGCGGGTGGGAGCCCGACGCCCGCGGCATCGACGCCTCGGTCGCGGCGCAGGCGGAGGTCGCGATCGACCTGTCCGACGTCGTGCTGTTCGTCGTCGACGCCATGGTCGGCGCCACCGCGACCGACGAGCATGTCGTGCGGCTGCTCCGCAAGACGAAGAAGCCCGTCTTCCTCGTGGGGAACAAGGTCGACGACGCGCGCCAGGAGCCAGAGGCCGCCGCGCTCTGGAACCTGGGACTCGGCGAGCCGTACCCCGTCTCGGCGCTCCATGGGCGCGGCGTGGCCGACCTGCTCGACGAGGTCTTCAAGGTGCTGCCGCAGGTCTCGGCGGTGGCGAAGGAGGAGTTCGGCGGGCCCCGCCGGGTCGCGATCCTCGGCCGTCCGAACGTGGGCAAGTCGAGCCTGCTCAACAAGGCCGCGGGCGAGGAGCGCGTGGTCGTCAACGAGCTCGCCGGCACGACCCGCGACCCCGTCGACGAGCAGATCGAGCTCGGCGGCCGAATCTGGCGGTTCGTGGACACCGCCGGCATCCGTCGTCGCGTGCACCTGCAGCAGGGCGCCGACTTCTACGCGTCGCTGCGCACCCAGGCCGCGCTCGAGAAGGCGGAGGTCGCGGTCGTGCTGCTCGACGTCTCGCAGCCGATCTCCGAGCAGGACGTGCGCATCATCGACCTCGTGCTCGAGTCGGGCCGGGCGCTCGTGCTCGCCTACAACAAGTGGGACCTGCTCGACGACGACCGTCGCCGCTACCTCGAGCGCGAGATCGAGCAGGACCTGCACCACGTGGCGTGGGCGCCGCGCGTGAACATCTCGGCGAAGACCGGGCGCCATCTCGAGAAGCTCGTGCCCGCCCTCGAGCTCGCGCTCGATTCGTGGGACACCCGCATCCCAACGGGCAAGTTCAACGCCTTCCTCACCGAGCTCACGCAGGAGCATCCGCACCCCGTTCGCGGCGGCAAGCAGCCCCGCATCCTGTTCGGCACGCAGGCGGCGACCCGCCCGCCGACGTTCGTGCTCTTCACGACCGGATTCCTCGACCCGGGCTACCGCCGGTTCATCCAGCGGCGCCTGCGCGAGATCTACGGCTTCGAGGGCTCGCCGATCGTGCTGAACATGCGCGTGCGCGAGCGTCGCCAGCGGTAG
- the cmk gene encoding (d)CMP kinase, whose protein sequence is MNVTHTPVIPLVVAVDGPAGSGKSSVSKEVARQLGYGFLDTGAAYRALAWHAEASGIDTDDAASVVSSLPSFAYRIGTDPAGYAVHVGEVDVTTAIREPHISAIVSRVAKVPEVRTHLIELFRGIMADERHPGIVVEGRDITTVVAPDAPVRILLTASEEVRIARRSAELVDVPAEYTGEQLRRRDEADAKVVDFMTAADGVTTVDSTELDFDQTVEAVIGVIRAAQPEAVR, encoded by the coding sequence ATGAACGTGACCCACACCCCCGTCATTCCCCTCGTCGTGGCCGTCGACGGGCCAGCCGGCAGCGGCAAGTCGAGCGTGTCCAAGGAGGTCGCCCGCCAGCTGGGCTACGGCTTCCTCGACACGGGCGCCGCGTACCGTGCGCTCGCCTGGCACGCCGAGGCATCCGGGATCGACACCGACGACGCGGCATCCGTCGTCTCGAGCCTGCCGAGCTTCGCCTACCGCATCGGCACCGACCCGGCCGGCTACGCGGTGCACGTCGGCGAGGTCGACGTGACGACCGCGATCCGCGAGCCCCATATCTCGGCGATCGTGAGCCGGGTCGCCAAGGTGCCCGAGGTGCGCACGCACCTCATCGAGCTGTTCCGCGGCATCATGGCCGACGAGCGGCATCCGGGCATCGTCGTCGAGGGACGCGACATCACGACGGTCGTCGCGCCCGATGCACCCGTGCGGATCCTGCTCACCGCGTCGGAGGAGGTTAGAATTGCGAGGCGTTCCGCCGAGCTCGTCGACGTTCCGGCCGAGTACACGGGGGAGCAGCTGCGCCGGCGCGACGAAGCCGACGCCAAGGTGGTCGACTTCATGACCGCCGCCGACGGCGTGACGACCGTCGACTCGACCGAGCTCGACTTCGACCAGACGGTCGAGGCCGTGATCGGCGTGATCCGGGCCGCGCAGCCCGAGGCGGTGCGCTAG
- a CDS encoding prephenate dehydrogenase, which translates to MVESRLVGPVRVVGAGLLGTSVALGLRARGIDVILADASPTHVAIAVDLGAGRRAQPEDAPQLIVVAVPPDVTASVVAAELAAFPEAIVTDVASVKAGILDELVEAGADVSRYIGSHPLAGRERGGPLAARADLFAGRPWVVAAHDEISYRRASAIDDLILDLGATLVEMTPDEHDRGVALISHVPQVVSSIMARRFIEAPHAALGLAGQGVRDVTRIAASDPDLWVQILGANAAPVRDILLAYREDLDRFIDALDDPAAPGARRRVAEELTGGNTGVERLPGKHGTDKRFTTIVVMVDDRPGQLARLLAEIGEIGVNLEDLRLEHSPGRQVGLAEIAVLPEAADRLTNELAERGWRIAG; encoded by the coding sequence GTGGTCGAATCACGCCTGGTCGGGCCCGTGCGCGTCGTCGGCGCCGGCCTGCTCGGCACGAGCGTGGCGCTCGGCCTGCGCGCCCGCGGCATCGACGTCATCCTCGCCGACGCATCGCCCACGCACGTCGCCATCGCGGTCGACCTCGGCGCCGGCCGGCGGGCGCAGCCCGAGGACGCCCCGCAGCTCATCGTGGTCGCGGTGCCGCCCGACGTCACGGCCTCGGTCGTCGCCGCCGAACTGGCGGCGTTCCCCGAGGCGATCGTGACGGATGTCGCGAGCGTGAAGGCCGGCATCCTCGACGAGCTCGTCGAAGCCGGCGCCGACGTCTCGCGGTACATCGGCTCGCACCCGCTCGCAGGCCGGGAGCGCGGCGGACCCCTCGCGGCGCGCGCCGACCTCTTCGCCGGCCGGCCATGGGTGGTCGCCGCGCACGACGAGATCAGCTACCGGCGCGCGAGCGCGATCGACGACCTCATCCTCGACCTCGGCGCGACCCTCGTGGAGATGACGCCCGACGAGCACGACCGCGGCGTCGCACTCATCTCGCACGTGCCGCAAGTGGTCTCGAGCATCATGGCCCGGCGGTTCATCGAGGCGCCGCACGCCGCCCTCGGTCTCGCCGGCCAGGGTGTCCGCGACGTCACCCGCATCGCGGCGAGCGACCCCGACCTGTGGGTGCAGATCCTCGGCGCGAACGCCGCGCCCGTGCGCGACATCCTCCTCGCCTACCGCGAGGACCTCGACCGCTTCATCGACGCGCTCGACGATCCGGCCGCGCCCGGGGCCCGACGCCGCGTGGCGGAGGAGTTGACCGGCGGCAACACCGGGGTCGAACGCCTGCCCGGCAAGCACGGCACCGACAAGCGCTTCACGACCATCGTCGTGATGGTCGACGACCGCCCGGGGCAGCTCGCGCGCCTGCTCGCCGAGATCGGCGAGATCGGCGTCAACCTCGAGGACCTCCGGCTCGAGCACTCGCCCGGGCGGCAGGTCGGCCTCGCCGAGATCGCCGTGCTCCCCGAGGCGGCCGACCGACTCACCAACGAGCTGGCCGAGCGCGGCTGGCGGATCGCAGGATGA
- a CDS encoding pseudouridine synthase: MVTDRDPGDRGDGVEGGAHLPAGEGQRLQKVLAAAGVASRRVSEQLIVEGRVEVNGRVVTELGSRIDPATDLVSVDGVAVQLDTAKRYYMLNKPRGVVSSMRDEQGRPDLTRFTKDLDERVYNVGRLDAETSGLLLLTNDGELAHVLAHPSFGVEKTYIAKVRGRVTPATLQRLKTGIELDDGPIHADRARILQAQGDARHSMVELTLHSGRNRIVRRMLDAVGHPVVDLVRRSFGPLNLGTLRSGAMRELTKVELGQLLTLSRAADAGRKGKR; this comes from the coding sequence ATCGTGACTGACCGGGATCCGGGCGACCGGGGCGACGGCGTCGAGGGCGGGGCACACCTGCCGGCCGGGGAAGGTCAGCGCCTGCAGAAGGTGCTCGCCGCCGCCGGCGTCGCGAGCCGCCGGGTGTCGGAGCAGCTCATCGTCGAGGGCCGCGTCGAGGTGAACGGCCGCGTCGTGACCGAGCTCGGCTCGCGCATCGACCCGGCGACCGATCTCGTGTCGGTCGACGGCGTCGCAGTGCAGCTCGACACCGCGAAGCGCTACTACATGCTCAACAAGCCGCGCGGCGTGGTCTCCTCGATGCGCGACGAGCAGGGTCGGCCAGACCTCACGCGATTCACGAAGGACCTCGACGAGCGCGTCTACAACGTCGGCCGGCTCGACGCCGAGACGAGCGGGCTGCTGCTGCTCACGAACGACGGCGAGCTCGCGCACGTGCTCGCGCACCCGTCGTTCGGGGTCGAGAAGACGTACATCGCGAAGGTGCGCGGCCGCGTGACGCCGGCGACGCTGCAGCGGTTGAAGACGGGCATCGAGCTCGACGACGGCCCCATCCACGCCGATCGTGCGCGGATCCTGCAGGCGCAGGGCGACGCGCGCCACAGCATGGTGGAGCTCACGCTGCACTCCGGGCGGAACCGCATCGTTCGTCGCATGCTCGACGCGGTGGGGCATCCGGTGGTCGACCTCGTGCGGCGCAGCTTCGGGCCGCTCAACCTCGGCACCCTGCGATCGGGCGCCATGCGCGAGTTGACTAAGGTGGAACTCGGCCAGCTCCTCACCCTCTCCCGTGCGGCGGACGCCGGCCGGAAGGGGAAGCGCTGA
- the scpB gene encoding SMC-Scp complex subunit ScpB — protein MTEAATNGPELSIVTPLDVPGQPRLDLDRALEAILFIADEPLSVVTLAAAVARPVAEIRASIARLRADYDGDGPSGEPRTDVADEEHAARGIRRGFELREVGGGWRFYVREEYDALVADFVLTQASTRLSQAALETLSVIAYKQPISRSSIASIRAVNVDSVVRTLLGRGLITEVATDAETGAILYGTTDLLLTNLGINSLDELPHISPLLDDGQEGFDRD, from the coding sequence ATGACGGAAGCCGCGACGAACGGCCCCGAGCTGTCGATCGTGACGCCGCTCGACGTGCCCGGACAGCCGCGCCTCGACCTCGACCGCGCGCTCGAGGCGATCCTGTTCATCGCCGACGAGCCGCTCAGCGTCGTGACGCTGGCCGCGGCCGTCGCACGTCCGGTGGCTGAGATCCGCGCGTCGATCGCGCGCCTGCGGGCGGACTACGACGGCGACGGACCGTCGGGGGAGCCGCGCACCGACGTGGCCGACGAGGAGCATGCCGCGCGCGGCATCCGTCGCGGCTTCGAGCTGCGGGAGGTCGGCGGCGGCTGGCGCTTCTACGTCCGCGAGGAGTACGACGCGCTCGTGGCCGACTTCGTGCTGACGCAGGCGTCGACGCGGCTGTCGCAGGCGGCGCTCGAGACGCTCTCGGTCATCGCCTACAAGCAGCCGATCTCGCGGTCGTCGATCGCGTCGATCCGTGCGGTGAACGTCGACTCGGTCGTGCGCACGCTGCTCGGCCGCGGGCTCATCACCGAGGTCGCGACGGATGCCGAGACCGGGGCGATCCTCTACGGCACGACCGACCTGCTGCTCACCAACCTCGGCATCAACTCGCTCGACGAGCTGCCGCACATCTCGCCGCTGCTCGACGACGGCCAGGAGGGGTTCGATCGTGACTGA
- a CDS encoding segregation and condensation protein A, whose product MVDDGGAPVGAASDSEASDRGFRVALSNFEGPFDLLLSLIAKHELDITEVSLSAVTDEFISYLRGLDSEEELDRASEFLVVAATLLDLKVAGLLPQGELVDAEDVALLEARDLLFARLLQYRAFKEASRWFAGHLEAESRRHARTVRLEERFRQREPELRWTLTLEDFAALATLALTPRELPTVGLDHLHAPLVSIREQAAHVVAVLRRGDAVTFRELIAGIGQPGVIVARFLAVLELYRHSAIGFDQVEPLGELTLHWAAESWDDANLESLGADYDE is encoded by the coding sequence GTGGTCGATGACGGGGGCGCGCCCGTGGGCGCGGCATCCGACAGCGAGGCATCCGACCGCGGCTTCCGGGTGGCGCTCTCGAACTTCGAGGGACCCTTCGACCTGCTGCTCTCGCTCATCGCGAAGCACGAGCTCGACATCACCGAGGTGTCGCTGTCGGCCGTGACCGACGAGTTCATCTCGTACCTGCGCGGCCTCGACTCCGAGGAGGAGCTCGACCGCGCCTCGGAGTTCCTCGTCGTCGCCGCGACGCTGCTCGACCTCAAGGTGGCCGGCCTGCTGCCGCAGGGCGAGCTCGTCGACGCCGAGGACGTGGCGCTGCTCGAGGCCCGCGACCTGCTCTTCGCGCGCCTGCTGCAATACCGCGCCTTCAAGGAGGCGTCGCGCTGGTTCGCCGGGCACCTCGAGGCGGAGTCGCGGCGCCACGCCCGCACCGTGCGGCTCGAGGAGCGGTTCCGGCAGCGCGAGCCCGAGCTGCGGTGGACGCTCACGCTCGAGGACTTCGCGGCACTCGCGACCCTCGCCCTCACGCCGCGCGAGCTCCCCACCGTGGGGCTCGATCACCTGCACGCGCCGCTCGTGTCGATCCGCGAGCAGGCCGCCCACGTCGTCGCGGTGCTGCGGCGCGGCGACGCCGTGACCTTCCGCGAGCTCATCGCCGGCATCGGCCAGCCGGGCGTGATCGTCGCCCGCTTCCTCGCCGTGCTCGAGCTCTACCGCCACTCCGCGATCGGCTTCGACCAGGTCGAGCCCCTCGGCGAGCTCACGCTGCACTGGGCGGCCGAGTCGTGGGACGACGCCAACCTCGAGAGCCTGGGGGCAGACTATGACGAATGA